A portion of the Elusimicrobiota bacterium genome contains these proteins:
- a CDS encoding NAD(P)H-hydrate epimerase, with protein sequence MRKNTERYKIVSASAIKNFDKLAVKKFLVPSIVLMENAGKNVAEIILEKFQPRSVAVFCGGGNNGGDGFVVARHLYNKNVKVKVFIAQCKNKYTGAALTNLKIIEKLKIPVLKFNTHSPKITNTDLIVDALLGTGTKGEVRGIYKKIIDKINSTKKPVVSVDIPSGIDADTGKVLGSAVKSNATITMAAIKKGLLINAGKEYSGKIFVVDIGLKF encoded by the coding sequence ATGCGCAAAAATACTGAGAGATACAAAATAGTTTCAGCATCGGCGATAAAAAATTTTGATAAACTTGCAGTTAAAAAATTTTTAGTTCCGTCAATAGTGTTGATGGAGAATGCTGGAAAAAATGTAGCCGAAATTATTTTGGAAAAATTTCAGCCCAGAAGTGTTGCAGTATTCTGTGGAGGTGGAAATAATGGCGGCGATGGCTTTGTAGTCGCTCGGCATCTTTATAATAAGAATGTAAAAGTAAAAGTTTTTATCGCACAGTGCAAAAATAAGTATACCGGTGCTGCACTTACAAACCTGAAAATTATTGAAAAACTAAAAATACCAGTTCTGAAATTTAATACGCATTCTCCAAAAATTACAAATACAGATTTAATTGTAGATGCGTTGCTTGGTACAGGTACTAAAGGTGAGGTCAGAGGAATATACAAAAAAATTATTGATAAAATAAATTCTACTAAAAAGCCGGTTGTATCAGTTGATATTCCGTCGGGTATTGATGCTGATACAGGGAAGGTATTAGGGAGTGCTGTGAAATCAAATGCAACAATCACGATGGCGGCAATAAAAAAAGGGCTTTTAATAAATGCTGGCAAAGAATACTCTGGTAAAATATTTGTCGTGGATATTGGCTTGAAATTTTAG
- a CDS encoding pitrilysin family protein gives MKEFFKNISVLLGGFIVFLLSATFLCSDYYFDSNTSTDLTAIYIWVKVGSFDEDKDNSGISHFIEHLIFKGTPTKTQKDIAPEIEKLGGIINAATSKDFTCFYTIVPSSYTLKATEILTDAVLNPVFPEDEIEKERKVILEEIKRKDDNPQSQLFDEFYKLVYEPTSYGKPVIGTAEIVTKLNRTDFLSFHKKFYTPQNIIVVVSGNFDRKSIFYVLKNGFSKLPKSKYTKKTNMKEFSNPEVQKSDSKIIIKKDVAHPYILMGFTGASVENTDQYALDLVSYVLGSGRASRLYKKLVEDTKLAYTIGCSFSTHRGPGLFYVYAECPSENTNSLINRVSLELLDITVNSVTNDELNRAKTLLIRDKLLQEQTPDGKAETIGFYATLGNPEIVKNYIKNIKKLKPQNIKKVMSKYLIFSNIPTVIITPLEN, from the coding sequence ATGAAAGAATTTTTTAAGAACATATCCGTGTTGTTGGGCGGATTTATTGTTTTTTTATTATCCGCCACTTTTTTATGTTCTGATTATTATTTTGATAGCAATACTTCTACAGATTTAACAGCAATTTATATATGGGTAAAGGTTGGCTCATTTGACGAAGATAAAGACAATTCCGGGATTTCACATTTTATAGAGCATCTAATTTTTAAGGGCACACCAACAAAAACACAGAAAGATATAGCACCTGAAATTGAAAAACTCGGTGGAATAATAAACGCAGCAACCTCAAAAGATTTTACTTGTTTTTATACGATTGTTCCGAGTAGTTATACATTAAAAGCTACTGAAATCCTAACAGATGCGGTTTTGAATCCTGTATTCCCGGAAGACGAAATTGAAAAAGAACGAAAGGTAATTTTAGAAGAAATAAAACGAAAAGATGATAATCCGCAATCTCAACTTTTTGATGAATTTTATAAGCTGGTCTATGAACCAACTTCATATGGAAAACCTGTTATTGGAACTGCAGAAATTGTTACAAAACTCAACCGGACAGATTTCTTGTCATTCCATAAAAAGTTTTATACACCACAAAATATCATAGTTGTTGTTTCAGGCAATTTTGATAGAAAGTCCATTTTTTATGTGCTGAAAAATGGATTTAGTAAATTACCAAAATCAAAATATACTAAAAAAACTAATATGAAAGAATTTAGTAATCCAGAAGTCCAGAAATCAGATTCAAAAATTATTATCAAAAAAGATGTTGCACATCCATACATTCTGATGGGCTTTACAGGCGCATCAGTAGAAAATACTGACCAGTATGCGCTTGATCTGGTTTCTTATGTTTTAGGTTCAGGCAGGGCTTCTCGGCTTTACAAAAAGCTTGTAGAAGATACAAAACTGGCGTATACTATTGGTTGCTCGTTTTCTACACATAGGGGGCCAGGTTTGTTTTATGTTTATGCCGAATGTCCGTCTGAAAATACAAACTCATTGATAAATCGGGTGTCGTTAGAACTGTTAGATATTACTGTTAACTCAGTTACTAACGACGAACTTAATAGAGCAAAGACACTTTTAATACGGGATAAACTTCTGCAGGAACAAACACCCGACGGTAAAGCCGAAACTATAGGTTTTTATGCTACACTTGGCAATCCAGAAATTGTTAAAAATTATATCAAAAATATCAAAAAACTAAAACCACAGAATATTAAAAAAGTAATGTCAAAATATCTAATTTTTTCAAATATTCCAACGGTTATTATTACACCATTAGAAAATTAG
- a CDS encoding ABC transporter substrate-binding protein → MKFIRKLYDWVLSLAESKHSNWALFLLAFAESSFFPVPPDVLLIGLDIGKPKKSFFYATICTAGSVIGGIFGYFIGYAVWQAVKDFFFRWVFSQELFTKVQLLYQQNAFWAVFTAGFTPIPYKVFTIAGGVCEIGLAVLILASVLSRGARFFIVSFLIWQFGESVKKFIDRYFNWLTILFVILLLGGFIVLKKVSTPKQLNNTKVETERKLFGDYYIDSSIGDASYLNPVLATDSASNDINSLVFNGLVKYDKNINIIGDLAESWTVSADGKTIIFNLRENVKWHDGKPFTAEDVEFTYQKLIDPKVKTPYSSDFELVKKFEVINPYKVKITYKEPFSPGLISWGMGIIPQHIFSAEGRSASGGKDGDFNNHPANRKPIGTGPYKFVEWKTDEKITLVANPDYFEGPPKIQKYIYRIIPDQSVQFLELRNETIDTMGLTPDQYNAYPSIFKNYNKFRYPSFGYTYLGYNLLNPLFKEKKIRQAIAYSINKKEIIDGILLGYGVPATGPFPPTSWAYNPDVKDYEYNPEKAKKIFNELGWKENNGILTKNGKKFEFTIITNQGNKSRAVAAELIQAHLKNVGIKVNIRILEWSTFIHQYIDKKNFDAVILGWALSRDPDQYPLWHSSQQKEGQYNFISYKNKEVDKLLDEGRRIFSEKKRQKIYRKIHQILAEDQPYTFLYVADSLPVIHKRFIGPEVAPLGIGWNFREWYVPKEKQKYLVK, encoded by the coding sequence ATGAAATTTATTAGAAAACTTTATGACTGGGTTTTGTCGTTAGCGGAATCTAAACATTCCAACTGGGCGCTTTTTTTGTTAGCATTTGCTGAATCTTCATTCTTCCCAGTTCCACCAGATGTGCTTTTAATTGGGCTTGATATCGGTAAACCTAAAAAATCGTTTTTTTACGCAACAATATGTACTGCCGGGTCTGTAATCGGCGGAATTTTTGGATACTTCATCGGCTATGCTGTATGGCAGGCAGTTAAAGATTTTTTCTTCAGGTGGGTATTCAGTCAGGAACTGTTCACTAAAGTGCAACTCCTTTATCAACAAAATGCTTTCTGGGCTGTATTCACCGCTGGTTTTACGCCTATCCCGTATAAGGTTTTTACTATCGCAGGTGGTGTATGTGAAATTGGGCTGGCTGTGTTAATTTTGGCATCTGTGTTGTCACGTGGCGCTAGATTTTTTATTGTGTCTTTTCTAATTTGGCAGTTTGGCGAGTCGGTTAAAAAATTTATTGATAGATATTTCAATTGGCTCACAATTCTATTCGTGATTCTTTTGCTCGGTGGATTTATAGTCCTGAAAAAAGTATCTACACCTAAACAACTGAACAATACAAAAGTAGAAACCGAGCGAAAATTATTTGGTGACTACTATATTGATTCGTCTATTGGAGATGCATCATATTTGAATCCTGTTTTAGCAACAGATTCAGCATCAAATGATATAAACTCACTTGTTTTTAATGGGCTTGTCAAATATGATAAAAACATAAATATCATCGGCGATTTGGCAGAATCGTGGACTGTATCTGCCGATGGTAAAACTATAATTTTTAATTTAAGAGAAAATGTGAAATGGCATGATGGTAAACCGTTTACTGCCGAAGATGTTGAGTTTACTTATCAAAAACTTATTGACCCGAAAGTAAAAACACCGTATTCATCTGATTTTGAACTTGTTAAAAAATTTGAAGTTATCAATCCATATAAAGTAAAAATCACATACAAAGAGCCATTTTCGCCGGGACTTATTTCTTGGGGAATGGGAATTATTCCTCAACATATATTCTCCGCCGAAGGCAGATCCGCCTCGGGTGGAAAAGACGGTGATTTTAATAACCACCCTGCCAACAGAAAACCTATCGGCACTGGACCTTACAAGTTTGTAGAATGGAAAACCGACGAAAAAATTACACTTGTTGCAAACCCGGATTATTTTGAAGGACCACCTAAAATTCAAAAATATATCTACAGAATTATTCCCGACCAATCGGTTCAGTTTTTGGAATTACGAAACGAGACCATAGATACAATGGGTTTGACGCCAGACCAGTATAACGCCTATCCGAGTATTTTTAAGAACTATAATAAGTTCAGATACCCATCGTTCGGTTATACCTATCTCGGCTATAATCTTTTAAATCCATTATTCAAGGAGAAAAAAATCAGGCAGGCGATCGCATACTCAATAAACAAAAAAGAAATTATTGATGGTATTTTGCTCGGTTACGGTGTTCCTGCAACAGGTCCGTTTCCACCGACAAGTTGGGCTTATAATCCCGATGTAAAAGATTATGAATACAACCCTGAAAAAGCGAAAAAAATTTTTAATGAATTGGGCTGGAAAGAAAATAACGGTATCCTTACAAAAAATGGTAAAAAATTTGAATTCACAATTATTACAAATCAAGGTAATAAATCAAGAGCAGTTGCTGCAGAACTTATTCAAGCGCATCTGAAAAATGTCGGGATAAAAGTAAATATCCGAATTCTGGAATGGTCAACTTTTATACATCAATACATTGACAAGAAAAATTTCGATGCGGTAATTTTAGGCTGGGCTTTAAGCCGTGACCCTGACCAGTATCCGCTGTGGCATTCTTCTCAACAAAAAGAAGGACAGTACAATTTTATATCCTATAAGAATAAAGAAGTTGATAAACTATTAGATGAAGGCAGACGAATTTTTTCGGAAAAAAAACGCCAAAAAATTTATAGAAAAATCCATCAAATCCTTGCAGAAGACCAACCGTATACATTCCTGTATGTTGCTGATTCACTGCCTGTTATTCATAAAAGATTTATAGGCCCTGAAGTAGCACCTTTAGGCATCGGCTGGAACTTCCGCGAATGGTATGTTCCGAAGGAAAAACAGAAGTATTTAGTAAAATAA
- a CDS encoding GAD domain-containing protein, giving the protein MVKDITTLLKNTESHLLKNIIHAGGVVLGVKIKGKTGVLVKDEEFSDRLQAEVAKKTGVGGFISTDELPRYGISAKEKAEIEKDFNCLKKDVIVFVAADKEKAEKAIQIIENEMTKRVEVKRERKKKIAKTKKTSKKIKSKKKK; this is encoded by the coding sequence ATGGTAAAAGATATTACAACCCTTCTGAAAAATACAGAATCACATCTGCTAAAAAATATAATACACGCAGGTGGTGTTGTTTTAGGAGTAAAAATTAAAGGTAAAACAGGTGTTTTGGTAAAAGACGAAGAGTTTTCCGATAGATTACAAGCAGAAGTTGCCAAAAAAACAGGTGTCGGCGGGTTTATATCAACCGATGAACTACCGCGGTATGGTATAAGTGCAAAAGAAAAAGCAGAAATTGAAAAGGATTTCAACTGCTTGAAAAAAGATGTGATTGTCTTTGTTGCGGCTGACAAGGAAAAAGCAGAAAAAGCAATTCAGATAATTGAAAACGAAATGACAAAAAGAGTAGAGGTAAAAAGGGAGCGAAAGAAGAAAATAGCTAAAACAAAAAAGACAAGCAAAAAAATAAAATCCAAAAAGAAAAAATAA
- a CDS encoding pitrilysin family protein yields the protein MKKFVFVAVFYFIFLILNSCYSQPTKIQFENGFTLVYSEKKNLGLVSINLFVKGGAFTESDEVSGITSITCAVLTKGTSNRDSDRIASESESLGASISAGCLDDFLEVSMIVLSENFMSAFDIFADVVNAPTFPADEFEKEKIKTIAAIKSKTDHIFSVGYDLFNEQIFTNHPYHRPVIGYEITVSSLTVEQVVDTHKKLFKPENMVLCVVGDIEFEKAKSVVQKYFGNIWIDTGIREKLSSSSKIRDNSYKKIVEGKFKQSYIFTGFLAPDVTSKEYAVVKVISTILGGGMGSRLFEALREKSGLVYEASSFYPTRKEPSAFVLYAGTSKENIETVESVLADELKKLAEITDDELKNAKEYLKGTYQLDHRTIQRQAWWLGFWEILGKGYEYDKKYLDDIDKVTIADIKTTCEKIFNAKKEVTIILK from the coding sequence ATGAAAAAATTTGTATTTGTAGCAGTTTTTTATTTTATATTTTTAATTCTTAATTCTTGCTATTCTCAACCAACGAAAATTCAATTTGAGAATGGTTTTACACTTGTCTATTCTGAAAAGAAGAATCTGGGACTTGTCAGTATAAATCTATTTGTGAAAGGTGGGGCTTTTACTGAATCTGATGAAGTATCAGGAATAACAAGTATTACCTGTGCGGTGTTGACAAAAGGCACATCTAATAGAGATTCTGACAGAATTGCGAGTGAATCAGAATCGCTGGGTGCTTCAATCTCTGCTGGTTGTTTAGATGACTTTTTAGAAGTTTCAATGATAGTTCTATCTGAAAATTTTATGTCTGCATTTGATATTTTTGCCGATGTTGTAAATGCCCCAACATTTCCTGCTGACGAATTTGAGAAAGAAAAAATAAAAACAATCGCAGCAATAAAATCCAAAACAGACCATATTTTTAGTGTTGGATATGATTTATTTAACGAACAAATTTTTACCAATCACCCATATCACAGACCTGTAATCGGTTATGAGATAACTGTTTCATCACTGACTGTTGAACAGGTTGTTGATACTCACAAAAAATTATTTAAACCTGAAAATATGGTATTGTGTGTTGTCGGTGATATTGAGTTTGAGAAAGCAAAATCTGTTGTTCAAAAATATTTTGGAAATATATGGATTGACACAGGTATTCGTGAAAAACTTTCAAGTAGTTCAAAAATTCGTGATAATTCGTATAAAAAAATCGTTGAGGGTAAATTCAAACAATCATATATTTTTACAGGTTTTTTAGCGCCTGATGTTACTTCTAAAGAATATGCTGTTGTTAAAGTGATCAGTACCATTTTAGGTGGTGGAATGGGTTCACGACTTTTTGAGGCATTACGAGAAAAAAGCGGGCTTGTATATGAAGCATCTTCGTTTTATCCAACCAGAAAAGAACCAAGTGCGTTTGTGTTATATGCTGGAACATCAAAAGAAAATATTGAGACAGTAGAAAGTGTATTGGCAGACGAACTAAAAAAATTAGCCGAAATTACCGACGATGAACTAAAAAATGCTAAAGAATATCTAAAAGGCACTTATCAGTTAGACCATAGAACAATCCAGCGACAGGCATGGTGGCTTGGCTTTTGGGAGATACTTGGCAAAGGATATGAATATGATAAAAAATATTTAGATGATATTGATAAAGTTACTATTGCTGATATAAAAACGACCTGTGAAAAAATTTTCAATGCTAAAAAAGAAGTAACTATCATCTTAAAATAG
- a CDS encoding type II toxin-antitoxin system VapC family toxin, protein MQVLDTSVIYKWYVEENGSRQALKILSNFIDGKTEISVPDLVLYELANALKSNPQNIEKDIEDVIDNFINLNLNIVVATSGLLKNAVKVSYKYDVTIYDAIYIALAEDLNFEFITADKKLFDKIKSLPFVKLL, encoded by the coding sequence ATGCAAGTTTTAGATACTTCTGTCATTTATAAATGGTATGTAGAAGAAAACGGAAGTAGACAAGCATTAAAAATTCTTTCTAATTTTATTGACGGTAAAACAGAAATATCCGTTCCTGATTTGGTTTTGTATGAACTTGCAAATGCATTAAAATCTAATCCCCAAAATATAGAAAAAGATATTGAAGATGTTATTGATAATTTTATCAATCTTAACCTGAATATTGTAGTGGCAACATCTGGTTTGTTAAAAAATGCTGTGAAAGTTTCTTACAAATATGATGTAACAATTTATGATGCTATTTATATTGCGCTGGCAGAAGATTTGAATTTTGAATTTATTACTGCTGATAAAAAACTTTTTGATAAAATTAAGTCTCTCCCATTTGTAAAACTTCTTTAG
- a CDS encoding galactose-1-phosphate uridylyltransferase, translated as MPELRRDLISQKWVITGTKNADEFLSSLKFEQKETPDGCYFCEGNETKTLSEIYSIRKFDTRPNTPGWQVRVIPSKAAVFKIEGDIGKVGHGIYDLMNNIGAHELIIESPQHIKNICDLSAEQILRVLKVYQTRLRDLDNDERLRYALIFKNQRPQSPLRFGHTHSQLAALPLTPKTVKDELLSAKEYYSYKERCIFCDMIHQEQKDKNRLVEENSDHISFVPFATKFPFELLILPKKHNVDFRLESEASLKNLAQTLKISLSKIALALNDPPLNYILHSIPYMRQKQDYWKTIHNDYHWHIEIYPQIQEITGFEWGSGYHIQPLLPEICAKILRDTK; from the coding sequence ATGCCTGAATTAAGACGGGACCTAATATCGCAAAAATGGGTTATCACAGGAACAAAGAATGCGGATGAATTCCTGTCATCATTAAAATTTGAACAAAAAGAAACTCCCGATGGCTGTTATTTTTGTGAAGGTAACGAAACAAAAACACTTTCGGAAATATATTCAATTCGGAAATTTGATACTCGGCCGAACACACCGGGCTGGCAGGTGCGGGTAATCCCATCAAAAGCAGCGGTATTCAAAATTGAAGGCGATATCGGTAAGGTTGGACACGGAATTTATGACCTGATGAACAACATTGGCGCACACGAACTTATCATAGAATCACCACAACATATCAAAAATATCTGCGACCTCTCTGCTGAACAAATTCTGCGGGTATTAAAGGTTTATCAAACACGATTGCGAGACCTTGATAATGACGAACGGTTAAGATATGCTTTGATTTTCAAGAATCAACGACCACAATCACCTCTCAGATTCGGACATACGCATTCTCAACTTGCTGCATTACCATTAACACCAAAAACAGTCAAAGATGAATTGTTATCGGCAAAAGAGTACTATTCATACAAAGAGCGATGCATTTTTTGTGATATGATTCATCAGGAACAAAAGGACAAGAACCGGCTTGTTGAAGAAAATAGTGACCATATCTCATTCGTTCCATTCGCAACCAAATTCCCGTTTGAACTCCTAATACTGCCCAAAAAACATAATGTTGATTTCCGTCTGGAAAGCGAAGCATCATTAAAAAATCTTGCGCAGACATTAAAAATCTCGCTATCTAAAATTGCACTGGCACTTAATGACCCGCCATTAAATTATATACTTCATTCTATTCCGTATATGCGACAAAAACAGGACTACTGGAAAACTATTCATAACGATTATCACTGGCATATTGAGATATATCCGCAGATTCAAGAAATTACAGGGTTTGAATGGGGTTCAGGGTATCATATACAGCCGTTATTACCTGAAATATGCGCAAAAATACTGAGAGATACAAAATAG
- a CDS encoding Lrp/AsnC ligand binding domain-containing protein, whose product MTMATGLVLVRLVAGKEKQALNKLRNIEGVTHISAVFGRWDLVIDVEANNLSDLTSLVVHKIRTIAGVLGTETLITTAI is encoded by the coding sequence ATGACAATGGCCACAGGATTGGTTTTGGTACGGCTGGTTGCAGGTAAGGAAAAACAAGCACTTAATAAACTGAGAAATATTGAAGGCGTAACACATATAAGCGCTGTGTTCGGAAGATGGGATTTGGTGATTGATGTTGAGGCGAATAATCTATCTGATTTGACTTCGCTTGTTGTTCATAAAATTCGTACTATCGCCGGTGTTTTAGGTACTGAAACATTGATAACCACCGCAATATAA